A stretch of Aristophania vespae DNA encodes these proteins:
- a CDS encoding cytochrome ubiquinol oxidase subunit I: MQHPHEIALLLARWQFAFTIGVHIVFPAFSIGLAVYLAVLEGIWLKTKQQVYLTLYRYWVKAFSLVFGMGVVSGVVMAYEFGTNWSGFSMKAGPITGVLLSYEVLTAFFLEAGFLGIMLFGMNKVGKKLHYVATCTVALGTLISATWILSSNSWMQTPQGYKIDPVTGRFLPEDWLAIIFNPSFPYRLVHMGLSAFLSVAFAVGAVGAWHLLKSKKTEQSDNHPARVMFSMALWMITFVAPLQLIVGDMHGLNTLKYQPAKIAALEGDWETESRAPEILFGIPDMKEERTKYAIKIPYAGSLILTHSLDGKVPGLKDFPANERAPSPVVFFSFRIMVALGCLMILVGFGSLWLRWRKKLFKSSFFLKLVLCMAPAGFVAMLCGWVTTEVGRQPWTVYGQLRTADSASPVLASSLTFSLILFVIIYCFVFGTGFVFLLRMLRVSPETPNNQDGKVRIGMQPHKVDSSK, from the coding sequence ATGCAACATCCTCATGAGATAGCACTTTTGTTAGCGCGCTGGCAGTTTGCGTTTACTATTGGGGTGCATATCGTTTTTCCTGCCTTTTCAATTGGTTTAGCGGTTTATCTTGCTGTGCTAGAGGGCATTTGGCTCAAAACAAAACAGCAGGTCTATCTTACTTTATATCGTTACTGGGTGAAGGCCTTCTCTCTGGTTTTTGGCATGGGGGTCGTTTCCGGTGTTGTCATGGCCTATGAATTTGGCACAAACTGGTCGGGTTTCTCCATGAAAGCGGGCCCGATAACGGGTGTGCTTTTATCATATGAAGTTCTTACAGCGTTTTTTTTAGAGGCAGGCTTTTTGGGTATCATGCTTTTTGGCATGAATAAGGTTGGCAAAAAGTTGCATTATGTAGCCACGTGCACCGTTGCGTTAGGAACATTAATTTCTGCAACTTGGATTTTAAGTTCCAATTCCTGGATGCAAACACCACAAGGTTATAAAATTGATCCTGTAACAGGGCGTTTTTTGCCTGAGGACTGGTTAGCAATTATCTTTAATCCTTCATTTCCATATCGTCTTGTCCATATGGGGCTTTCTGCTTTTTTGTCAGTGGCTTTTGCAGTAGGGGCTGTAGGGGCATGGCATTTATTAAAAAGTAAAAAGACAGAGCAGTCAGATAATCATCCTGCACGTGTAATGTTTTCTATGGCACTTTGGATGATTACGTTTGTAGCCCCATTACAGCTTATTGTTGGCGATATGCATGGGTTAAATACGCTCAAATATCAGCCTGCTAAAATTGCTGCCCTTGAAGGGGACTGGGAAACAGAAAGCCGGGCCCCCGAAATATTATTTGGCATACCTGATATGAAAGAAGAACGCACAAAATATGCCATTAAAATACCTTATGCTGGTTCTCTGATTTTAACGCATAGTCTGGATGGAAAAGTCCCAGGTTTAAAAGATTTTCCTGCTAATGAGCGGGCTCCATCTCCAGTAGTTTTTTTCTCTTTTCGCATCATGGTCGCTTTAGGATGCTTAATGATATTAGTGGGTTTTGGCTCACTCTGGCTGAGATGGAGAAAGAAACTTTTTAAAAGTTCATTCTTTTTAAAATTGGTACTGTGCATGGCACCTGCCGGGTTTGTGGCCATGTTATGCGGTTGGGTTACCACAGAAGTGGGGCGTCAGCCCTGGACAGTGTATGGACAGTTACGCACTGCAGATAGTGCATCGCCCGTTTTAGCATCGAGCCTGACTTTTTCCTTAATTCTGTTCGTAATCATCTATTGTTTTGTTTTTGGAACCGGGTTCGTCTTTCTTTTACGTATGCTGAGAGTGTCACCCGAAACTCCGAATAATCAAGACGGAAAGGTGCGCATTGGTATGCAACCTCACAAAGTAGATAGCTCTAAATAA
- the cydB gene encoding cytochrome d ubiquinol oxidase subunit II has protein sequence MHDLSYWLPLVWAAIVVFAISTYVVLDGFDLGVGMLFAIEKTPNHRNIMVNTIAPVWDGNETWMVLGGAVLFGVFPGGYSTLLPAFYIPITVMLLSLIFRGVSFEYRSLAHTDSQKKFWNSVFWIGSAIATFCQGAILGGYVQGISVTNGVFSGHALDWLSPFSILCGLSVMCGYALLGATWLVWRTSDELEEKSRNWAKLLSVAMFLCIVAVSAWTPFLQAPYLRRWIVWPNIIFVSPVPVLVLVTGIVMWRSLQKGGVKSPFFCAIIWFLLSLLGLAITIWPYAVPPSLKIWDIASPVSSQIFELVGTAFLIPITLAYTLYSYHIFRGKVTKSDGYH, from the coding sequence ATGCATGATTTATCATATTGGCTTCCTTTAGTTTGGGCCGCGATTGTTGTTTTTGCCATAAGTACATATGTGGTGCTTGATGGTTTTGATCTGGGAGTTGGCATGTTATTTGCCATAGAAAAAACTCCAAATCACCGAAATATAATGGTCAATACCATTGCTCCAGTATGGGATGGTAATGAAACCTGGATGGTTTTAGGGGGAGCAGTGCTTTTTGGAGTGTTTCCAGGGGGCTATTCCACATTGCTACCAGCGTTTTATATTCCTATAACCGTTATGCTTTTATCTCTCATTTTTAGAGGCGTTTCCTTTGAATATCGCTCATTAGCTCACACAGATAGTCAGAAAAAATTCTGGAATTCTGTTTTTTGGATAGGATCAGCAATAGCTACATTCTGTCAGGGGGCGATCCTGGGTGGATATGTTCAGGGAATTTCGGTCACAAATGGTGTTTTCTCAGGTCATGCCCTGGATTGGTTGAGTCCCTTTTCTATTCTTTGTGGCCTGTCAGTTATGTGCGGTTATGCTTTATTGGGAGCAACATGGTTAGTATGGCGAACTTCAGACGAGTTGGAAGAAAAAAGTCGTAATTGGGCCAAACTGCTATCTGTAGCCATGTTTTTGTGTATTGTAGCTGTGAGTGCATGGACACCTTTTTTACAGGCTCCATATTTACGCCGTTGGATTGTCTGGCCTAACATAATATTTGTGAGCCCAGTTCCTGTGCTCGTGCTTGTCACTGGCATTGTCATGTGGCGTTCTCTGCAAAAAGGCGGCGTAAAATCACCTTTTTTCTGCGCCATAATCTGGTTTTTACTATCTCTTTTGGGGCTTGCTATAACAATCTGGCCTTATGCCGTACCACCATCATTAAAAATCTGGGATATCGCATCTCCCGTTTCAAGCCAGATATTCGAGCTTGTGGGAACGGCTTTTTTAATCCCAATAACCTTAGCTTACACTCTTTATTCTTATCATATTTTTCGCGGAAAAGTGACGAAATCTGATGGCTATCATTAA
- a CDS encoding DUF2474 domain-containing protein, which yields MAIIKIVQQEDEKTPQSLWKRLGWFVLIWGSGTATIMIIASLLHFIIPK from the coding sequence ATGGCTATCATTAAAATTGTCCAACAGGAAGATGAAAAAACACCTCAATCACTTTGGAAAAGATTGGGGTGGTTTGTGCTTATATGGGGCAGTGGCACAGCAACAATAATGATTATAGCCTCTTTGCTACATTTTATCATTCCTAAGTAA
- a CDS encoding phosphoribosylanthranilate isomerase: MGGVCILPPSPRSISADHAQILHKSAPSSHEGGPKRVGLFVKPTFEDVEKILRKVNLDILQLYTSTEQAELFRKQFNIPVWQAKGIDSLADLPTQKTLIDGYVIEAPSSSKDSQPGGLGRTFDWTLTEKWHSPAPWLLAGGLTPENVSRAIKISKAQAVDVSSGVESSKGIKSLEKIEKFVLNALNGVA, from the coding sequence ATGGGTGGGGTATGTATTTTACCCCCCTCTCCGCGTTCTATTTCCGCAGATCATGCTCAAATTTTACATAAATCCGCTCCCTCCTCTCATGAAGGAGGGCCTAAAAGAGTTGGCTTATTTGTAAAACCAACCTTTGAAGATGTCGAAAAAATTCTTAGAAAAGTAAATTTAGATATATTGCAGCTTTATACCTCAACTGAGCAAGCTGAATTATTTCGGAAACAATTCAACATTCCAGTTTGGCAGGCCAAAGGTATTGACTCCTTAGCCGACCTACCAACTCAAAAAACACTTATTGATGGTTACGTTATAGAAGCCCCATCAAGTAGCAAAGACAGCCAACCAGGAGGGCTGGGCCGCACATTTGACTGGACATTAACCGAAAAATGGCACTCCCCCGCGCCTTGGCTTTTAGCAGGTGGACTAACTCCCGAAAATGTATCCCGAGCTATTAAAATAAGCAAAGCTCAGGCTGTTGATGTTTCATCGGGGGTTGAATCAAGCAAAGGCATCAAATCATTGGAAAAAATAGAAAAATTTGTCTTAAATGCCCTTAATGGGGTTGCATGA
- the pyrF gene encoding orotidine-5'-phosphate decarboxylase: MTSRSTKLIAAIDTADINQARKWVSALEDSVDAIKLGLEFTYGCGLEAVKDLSQNQRLFLDLKLHDIPNTVASGLRSLLNNLSPELLTVHALGGPEMIERSREAIEQKTSTSQTRPKLLAVTILTSMNQQTLNAVGIADTPLDQVIRLGKMAIKAGADGLVCSAHEITALRDALGENALLVVPGIRPKGNQADDQQRVMTPAQAAQAGADWIVVGRPITKAADPAQAARAIKAELQL; encoded by the coding sequence ATGACATCGCGTTCTACTAAATTAATCGCAGCCATTGATACAGCTGATATCAACCAAGCCAGAAAGTGGGTTTCTGCTTTAGAAGATTCAGTAGATGCCATTAAATTAGGCCTTGAATTTACGTATGGCTGCGGCCTGGAAGCTGTTAAAGATCTTTCGCAAAATCAGAGACTTTTTCTAGATCTGAAGCTTCATGATATCCCTAATACTGTAGCTTCTGGACTTCGTTCTCTTTTAAATAATCTATCACCCGAACTTTTGACGGTTCACGCTCTTGGCGGACCCGAAATGATCGAACGCTCCCGAGAAGCGATAGAACAAAAAACTTCTACCTCTCAAACGAGACCTAAATTGTTGGCGGTAACAATATTGACCAGTATGAACCAACAAACTCTAAATGCTGTTGGTATAGCTGATACGCCTTTAGATCAGGTCATAAGACTTGGTAAAATGGCAATTAAAGCGGGAGCGGATGGACTTGTTTGCTCTGCACACGAAATTACAGCTTTGCGTGACGCTTTAGGTGAGAATGCATTGTTGGTTGTGCCAGGAATTAGACCTAAAGGTAATCAGGCTGACGATCAACAGAGAGTCATGACACCCGCACAGGCAGCACAAGCAGGAGCCGACTGGATTGTGGTAGGACGCCCTATTACCAAAGCAGCGGACCCCGCACAGGCAGCCAGAGCCATTAAAGCTGAGTTACAGCTATAA
- a CDS encoding lipopolysaccharide assembly protein LapA domain-containing protein: MIRLLIIVCFLALLTVFSLSNPSPSEMWIISKGFHISIGLLAFGLSIFFLFVGLIVGWAGEFQQRRRARRAENQIRSLEKQNSELQDKVASLQISVPNSTSNVDHEFISQDKSTLK; the protein is encoded by the coding sequence ATGATCAGACTTCTCATTATTGTGTGTTTTTTAGCACTTCTTACCGTTTTTTCTTTGTCTAATCCCTCTCCTTCTGAGATGTGGATTATCTCTAAAGGCTTCCATATTTCAATTGGTCTGCTTGCCTTTGGGCTTTCTATCTTTTTCTTATTTGTAGGGCTAATCGTTGGATGGGCTGGCGAATTTCAGCAAAGAAGACGTGCCCGCCGGGCTGAAAATCAAATTCGTTCTTTAGAAAAACAAAATAGCGAACTTCAGGATAAAGTTGCCTCTTTGCAAATATCTGTCCCCAACTCTACATCTAATGTAGATCATGAATTCATTTCACAAGATAAAAGTACTCTCAAATGA
- a CDS encoding glycosyltransferase: protein MTRYHSEKNMHPTEKKEIGPPLWCQFDAKWYCRRYCMLLSDAEKQADDQALEAIWQENARENKRSPNRFFDEEWYLQHNGNVYQHVRPGGIFETGFQHYIDIGAKSCTPHWLFKEEDYFRKNPDLSYRKISSYGFLNSYDHYLKIGDKVGKKANRFFDPSLFIKECLKDNIDIDLNEGAFCQFLSLNNPLVSLVRTSWYFDPKWYISAYPEVNTLIERGIYAFPLQHYLCNNEPTRFDPNPYFSESYYLTLYPDIARAVDEGHFRNGYEHFLRSGLYERRRPRAEIELDLSLSQGKNAHFLIEHEVEDVFALYIKQKEENFSIKPASCSIEEAKLLSIKRIAALLPSLYREPLCFTKTSLPQLSVIIISEGDYLSTIATLASLYHNFTGKEEIIVVSNGNPTEKALLKQAFHGVRLIYPSEWQNDKALFNIGLEKSNADNIVMLYNGVTFHSGAISIILSALENDEIDGGGGQVISSKHSVIEAGCYITRDSAVTVNGLGEKPFAPKLNFRRRADAFQRGVFFGRKHDLQPILAKISSLIDKTGFLTLSATLSALGKKLVYIPELLVNDLEMSQISFPRTQSLPLHFRQDFASYLVTKPLNIEQEIAVNVQQSGKKALLIYPRLPLKKEGGHSRRVFDLIKILCQNNWSVVFVALNDGNEDRLTIFSDFPQNVSCYIGKNYVDEFLEQEKAPFDLVWVNGADTLTLLAPQLKSKISPTQALILDIASLEGNGLKASETYLRRCVGAEYDKQRLYEELRRELSEAWICQAILTDNKWEADLIKPLGISNVLAVPNVYHDTLSSSLNSEKKGLLFPVPLLASGDAAHDGIDWFCLHVIPHLKELLPEEIPIWIGGYHHPSVNLEFYERFAWLRGLTKFVSFEDQLAQSQLMIVPTRVMNTVPPEILDAIKAGLPGVMGSSIMKCLEFEDGKTCLDGGFNDPQHFALAIAELYTNDTLWKEISQTASNKIAETHSLKQFETAILNIIEPSSNRIHFDHKSNLVQNEKKRRFKPAPLFLTVKSKSEEKIESSLLEIEEENNPDIAPKIRLGVSLNT from the coding sequence GTGACACGATACCATAGTGAAAAGAACATGCATCCTACTGAGAAAAAAGAAATTGGCCCACCTCTTTGGTGCCAATTTGATGCAAAATGGTATTGCAGACGTTATTGCATGCTTTTGAGCGATGCCGAGAAACAGGCAGATGACCAAGCGTTAGAAGCAATTTGGCAAGAAAATGCACGGGAAAATAAACGTTCACCTAACCGTTTTTTTGATGAAGAATGGTATTTGCAACATAATGGAAATGTCTATCAGCATGTTCGTCCCGGCGGTATTTTTGAGACAGGTTTCCAACATTATATAGATATTGGGGCCAAAAGCTGTACGCCTCACTGGCTTTTTAAAGAAGAAGATTACTTCAGAAAAAATCCTGACTTAAGTTACAGAAAAATTTCATCATATGGATTTTTAAACAGCTACGATCATTATTTAAAAATTGGTGACAAAGTTGGAAAAAAAGCTAATCGTTTTTTTGATCCAAGCTTATTTATAAAAGAATGTTTAAAAGATAATATTGATATAGATCTTAATGAAGGGGCTTTTTGTCAGTTTTTATCTCTCAATAATCCACTAGTTTCATTAGTAAGAACGTCCTGGTATTTTGATCCCAAATGGTATATTTCAGCTTATCCAGAAGTAAATACGTTAATTGAGCGTGGAATTTATGCTTTCCCGTTGCAACATTATCTCTGTAATAATGAGCCAACGCGCTTTGACCCTAATCCATATTTTAGTGAATCCTATTATCTGACGCTCTATCCTGATATTGCACGGGCTGTAGATGAGGGACATTTCAGAAACGGCTATGAGCATTTTTTAAGGTCTGGTCTTTATGAAAGACGACGCCCCAGAGCTGAAATAGAGCTCGATCTTTCTTTAAGCCAGGGGAAAAATGCGCACTTTTTAATTGAGCATGAAGTTGAAGATGTTTTTGCGCTTTATATAAAACAAAAAGAAGAAAATTTTTCTATAAAGCCAGCTAGTTGCTCTATAGAGGAAGCAAAGCTGCTTTCAATTAAAAGAATTGCAGCTCTTTTACCCTCATTATATCGCGAACCTCTCTGTTTTACTAAAACATCTCTACCTCAATTGAGCGTTATTATTATTTCAGAGGGGGACTATCTCTCAACTATTGCAACTCTCGCTTCTCTTTACCATAATTTTACTGGCAAAGAAGAAATCATAGTTGTTAGTAATGGCAATCCTACTGAAAAAGCTTTGTTAAAGCAGGCTTTTCATGGTGTTCGTTTAATTTATCCGTCAGAATGGCAAAATGATAAAGCCCTATTTAATATCGGATTAGAAAAATCTAACGCTGATAATATAGTAATGCTTTATAACGGGGTAACTTTTCATAGTGGCGCCATCTCAATTATTTTATCTGCTTTAGAAAATGATGAAATTGATGGAGGTGGCGGACAGGTTATTTCATCTAAGCATTCTGTAATTGAAGCGGGTTGTTATATAACTCGAGATAGTGCTGTTACTGTTAATGGGCTGGGAGAAAAGCCTTTTGCCCCCAAGCTCAACTTTAGACGCAGGGCTGATGCTTTTCAGCGTGGCGTATTTTTTGGCCGCAAACATGATTTACAACCAATTTTAGCTAAAATAAGCTCTTTAATTGATAAAACAGGCTTTTTAACACTTAGTGCGACTTTGAGTGCACTAGGAAAAAAGCTTGTTTATATACCGGAATTACTCGTTAATGATCTGGAAATGAGTCAAATATCATTTCCGCGGACTCAATCGCTGCCATTACATTTCAGGCAAGATTTTGCGTCTTATTTGGTGACTAAACCGCTTAATATAGAACAGGAAATAGCTGTAAATGTGCAGCAAAGCGGGAAAAAAGCTTTATTAATTTATCCTCGCTTACCTCTGAAAAAAGAAGGTGGGCATTCCCGTCGTGTTTTTGATCTTATAAAGATACTTTGTCAGAATAACTGGTCTGTAGTTTTTGTCGCTCTTAATGATGGAAATGAAGACCGGCTGACAATTTTCTCAGATTTCCCTCAAAATGTAAGTTGTTACATTGGGAAAAACTATGTTGATGAATTTTTGGAGCAGGAAAAAGCGCCCTTTGATCTAGTCTGGGTAAATGGCGCTGATACGCTCACACTTTTAGCGCCTCAGCTAAAATCGAAAATCTCACCCACACAAGCTCTTATCTTAGATATAGCTTCATTAGAAGGTAATGGGTTGAAGGCTTCAGAAACCTATTTAAGAAGGTGTGTAGGAGCAGAATATGACAAACAACGTTTGTATGAGGAGCTGCGCAGAGAGTTATCTGAAGCATGGATTTGTCAGGCCATTTTAACTGATAATAAATGGGAGGCTGACTTAATAAAGCCACTAGGAATATCTAATGTTTTGGCTGTTCCAAATGTTTATCATGATACTTTAAGTTCATCGTTAAATAGCGAGAAAAAAGGGCTTCTTTTTCCAGTTCCTTTGTTAGCATCAGGCGATGCGGCTCATGATGGCATTGATTGGTTCTGCTTACATGTGATCCCGCATTTAAAAGAACTTTTGCCTGAAGAGATACCGATCTGGATAGGTGGATATCATCATCCCAGTGTTAATTTAGAATTTTACGAACGATTTGCGTGGTTAAGAGGACTTACTAAATTTGTAAGCTTTGAAGATCAACTTGCACAGTCACAATTAATGATTGTTCCGACCCGTGTTATGAATACGGTCCCACCAGAAATATTGGATGCAATCAAAGCAGGATTGCCCGGTGTTATGGGCTCATCCATTATGAAATGCCTAGAATTTGAAGATGGTAAGACCTGTCTTGATGGTGGATTTAACGATCCACAGCATTTTGCGTTAGCCATTGCAGAACTCTACACAAATGACACATTATGGAAAGAGATCAGTCAAACAGCTTCTAATAAAATAGCGGAAACACATAGTTTAAAACAGTTTGAAACGGCAATATTAAATATTATAGAGCCTTCTTCAAATAGAATTCATTTTGATCATAAATCAAATCTTGTTCAAAACGAAAAGAAACGTCGCTTTAAACCTGCGCCACTTTTTTTAACCGTAAAATCTAAATCAGAAGAAAAAATAGAATCCTCTTTATTAGAAATAGAAGAGGAAAATAATCCAGATATAGCACCTAAAATTCGGCTGGGTGTCTCTCTCAATACATAA
- the pdxA gene encoding 4-hydroxythreonine-4-phosphate dehydrogenase PdxA, with protein sequence MGANFGKVGTELNFLAQKAPLALTMGDPSGIGPCLTIKAWKHFRKKGPVFFWVGDVELIEGEIPVKIINSPYEALEIFPHALPIINIPCAVQVKPGHPCFRNAGAVIKSIDYAVEAVKKGEAQAIVTNPIAKYILSEAGFKYPGHTEYLAHLCDLSEREVMMLACPSLKVVLTTIHVSLRQAMDDLNTQHIIDVTLTANESLKRDFGIKNPRIAMAGLNPHAGEKGLMGVEEGFIISPAIKFLQEKGVNVFGPLPPDTMFSSIVRPQYDVAICHYHDQGLIPIKTLDQAHGVNVTLGLPIIRTSPDHGTAFDLVRGKGDCMADPSSLFSAIEMAAEMSAKKQAFEEALK encoded by the coding sequence ATGGGTGCGAATTTTGGCAAAGTTGGCACAGAATTAAACTTTCTCGCTCAAAAGGCACCATTAGCTCTTACAATGGGCGACCCTTCGGGGATTGGGCCATGTTTGACAATTAAAGCTTGGAAGCATTTTAGAAAAAAAGGCCCAGTATTTTTCTGGGTAGGAGATGTAGAGTTAATTGAAGGAGAAATCCCTGTAAAAATAATTAACTCTCCTTATGAGGCTTTGGAGATTTTTCCTCATGCTCTGCCTATCATTAATATTCCGTGTGCCGTTCAGGTAAAGCCTGGCCATCCTTGTTTTCGCAATGCTGGGGCAGTTATTAAGAGCATTGATTATGCTGTTGAAGCTGTCAAAAAAGGAGAAGCACAAGCTATAGTAACTAATCCTATAGCCAAATATATTTTATCAGAGGCTGGCTTTAAATATCCTGGCCATACCGAATATCTTGCTCATTTATGCGATCTTTCAGAAAGAGAAGTGATGATGTTGGCATGTCCCTCTCTTAAGGTCGTTTTAACGACCATCCACGTGTCATTACGACAGGCTATGGATGATCTTAATACTCAACATATTATTGACGTAACGCTCACAGCTAATGAGAGCTTAAAGCGAGATTTTGGAATTAAAAATCCTCGTATAGCCATGGCTGGGTTAAATCCTCATGCAGGTGAAAAAGGACTAATGGGCGTTGAAGAAGGATTTATTATTTCACCTGCAATCAAGTTTTTGCAGGAAAAAGGCGTAAATGTTTTTGGCCCTTTGCCACCTGATACAATGTTTAGTTCTATAGTGCGCCCTCAATATGACGTGGCCATATGCCATTACCACGATCAAGGGCTTATTCCCATCAAGACGTTAGATCAGGCTCATGGCGTAAACGTAACGCTTGGTTTGCCCATTATACGAACTTCACCAGATCATGGCACTGCCTTTGATTTGGTAAGAGGAAAAGGGGATTGTATGGCAGATCCGAGTAGTCTTTTTTCAGCAATAGAAATGGCTGCTGAAATGAGTGCTAAAAAACAAGCTTTTGAGGAAGCATTAAAGTGA
- a CDS encoding pyridoxine 5'-phosphate synthase produces MIRLGVNIDHVATLRNARGEFYPDPFEAAQYAIKGGADGITAHLREDRRHIRDEDIIRLRRLSVPLNFEMAATEEMVAFACDIKPHACCLVPEKRQELTTEGGLDVYRFKEDLKSKIERLKEAHIRVSLFIDPDPLQIEIAAKLGAPVIELHTGSYAQGAGGELERLHNAALFAQKLGLEVHAGHGLTYENVGPIVSLPGLKELNIGHFLISQAVFLGIEEAVKRMKTLLTR; encoded by the coding sequence GTGATTCGTTTAGGTGTTAATATCGACCATGTTGCTACTCTTCGAAATGCGCGCGGTGAATTTTATCCTGACCCATTTGAAGCAGCCCAATATGCTATCAAAGGTGGAGCAGACGGCATTACAGCGCATTTACGTGAAGATCGGCGCCATATACGTGACGAAGACATAATTCGTTTACGCCGTTTATCGGTGCCGCTTAATTTTGAAATGGCTGCCACAGAAGAAATGGTTGCTTTTGCCTGTGATATTAAGCCGCATGCTTGCTGTTTAGTACCAGAAAAGCGTCAGGAGCTCACGACAGAAGGCGGTCTTGATGTTTATAGATTTAAAGAAGACTTAAAATCTAAGATTGAGAGACTAAAAGAAGCACATATCCGGGTTTCTTTATTTATTGATCCTGATCCTCTGCAAATTGAAATAGCAGCTAAATTAGGTGCTCCTGTGATAGAGTTACATACTGGGTCTTATGCCCAGGGAGCAGGTGGCGAACTTGAGAGATTGCATAATGCCGCTCTATTCGCTCAAAAATTGGGGCTTGAAGTTCATGCCGGTCACGGCCTTACTTACGAAAATGTAGGTCCTATTGTCTCTTTACCGGGGTTAAAAGAGCTTAATATAGGGCATTTCCTAATAAGTCAGGCCGTATTTTTAGGAATTGAAGAAGCTGTTAAGCGAATGAAGACTTTGCTAACGCGCTGA
- a CDS encoding DUF3126 family protein, translated as MADISAAEIPRLQQTLQRLLGSPNLTVNKPARKGMSVEIAVAGEVIGTVYRDEDEGEVSYAVNLTVLEEDLPPA; from the coding sequence ATGGCTGATATCAGTGCCGCAGAAATCCCCCGCCTTCAACAAACTTTGCAACGTTTGCTTGGTTCTCCTAATCTAACAGTCAATAAGCCAGCGCGCAAAGGTATGAGCGTAGAAATTGCGGTTGCTGGTGAAGTTATTGGCACTGTTTACCGCGATGAAGATGAAGGAGAGGTTTCTTACGCAGTTAATTTAACCGTTCTAGAAGAAGACCTTCCTCCCGCGTAA